GGTGCCCGCGCTGTTCGGCGACGCGGAAGGCCTGATGCTTTCGCTCGGCCAGCGCTGGATCACCATGCTGGTGGCCAAGCTGGACCAGGCGGCCCACGAGGGCGCGTCGGCCGAACAGGTGCGAGCCGACCTCGAAGCCGCCGAGCCCGGCCTGCACGCGCTGGTGAGGATCGGGTCACGCCGCTCGGTCCGGGTGCGATCGCTCTCTCGGGGCGAACACGTGGCCGTGGGCCTTTTCGGCGGGCCCGCCGGGGATCGGCAGACCGTTGCATGACCGATCGGGGATGCTGGCGCGGCTGACCGGCCGCTACGCGATCCTGATCGTGGGCCTGTGGGTGCTGGCGGCCGGCGTCGCCAATCTAGCGGTCCCCCAATTGGAACGAGTTGTCGAGACCCACGCCCGATCCTTCATGCCGCCCGCCGCGCCCAGCGCGGTGGCCGCCGCCCGCGCGGCCGAACTGTTCAACCAGACCCCCAGCAACAACTTCGTTTACGTTGTGCTGGAACGCAATCAGCGGCTGACACCGAGCGACCGCCAGTTCTATGACGCGCTGACGACGACGCTGGGTTCCGATCACCGTCACGTGTATGCGGTGACCGATCTCTGGTCCCAACCCGCGACGGCCGCGGGCGCGCAGAGCTCGGACGGGCGGGCCGTCAGCGTGATGGTGCGGCTGGCCGGAATGCTCGGCACCTCCCAGGCTCGCGACTCGGTGAATTCCGTGCGCGCCGCCGTCCAGAAGCTTTCGCCCCCGGCCGGCCTCGAAGTCCATGTCACCGGCCCGGGCGCCACGATTGTCGACGAGTTCTCCGCGATCGACCGGCAGATGCTCGGGATCACCGCCGCCACGATCGGCCTCATCCTGCTGTTGTTGCTGATGGTGTACCGCTCGCCGGTGGCCGCCGCGATTCCGCTGATCTCGGTCGGCCTCGCGCTGGCACTGGCCCGCGCCATCGTCGCCGCGCTGGGCCAGGCCAATATTGTTGAGGTGTCGCTGTTTTCGGTGGCGCTCATGGCGGCCATGACGCTGGGCGCGGGCACCGACTACGCGATCTTCCTGGTCGGCCGCTATCACGAAGGGCGCCGCCGCGGCGTCGCGCCGGAGCAGGCGCTCACACAGGCCTATCGTTCGATCGCACCCGTCGTGATCGGATCGGCGCTGACCGTGTCGGTGGCGCTGGCCTGCCTGGTGTTCGCGCATGTGGGCTCGTTCCGCAGCGCCGGATTGCCGTGCGCCATCGGCATTCTGGCAACCATGGTGGCCGCGCTGACCCTGACCCCCGCGCTCATGGGGTTGGCCGTGCGTCGCGGATATCTCGAACCGCGCCCGTCGACCACGGCGCGGCGCTGGCGCCGCGTCGGCACCTCCGTGGCCCGCTGGCCCGGGCCGATCCTGGCTGCCGCGTTGGGGTTGACCCTGCTCGTCGCGCTCCCGCTGGCAGGCATGCGCATCGGTTTCAACGAGCCCGCCGCCACGCCGTCGTCGACCGACTCCAACCGCGGCTATGCCAGCGCCGACCGGCATTTCGCCGCGAACGCGCTGCTGCCCGATGTCATCGCGATCCAGGCGGATCACGACCTGCGCAATCCGGCCGGCCTGATCGCGATCGAACGGGTCACCCGCCACATCATGGCCGTCCCCGGCGTGCGTGCGGTGCAGTCCGCCAGCCGACCCGACGGCAAGGTGCCCGAACAGGCGACGCTGAGCTATCAGGCCGGCGTGCTCGGCCGTCAGTTCGGCGACACCATGGACTCGCTGACCCGGCGTCTGCAGCGGGTCTCCGAATTGGACGGCGCGCTGGCGCAGACCCAGACTGCCGTCGACGGACTCGGCAAGGGATTGCGCGGCGGCAGCGCGGGCTTGGCCGACATGTCCGGCGCCGCCGAAGACATGCGCGCCGGGATGGACGGATTGCAGCGCAACGTCACCACCGTGTCGGGCTACCTCGACCCGCTGCGCGACGTCGTCGGGCGCACGCCCGACTGCGCCGCCAATCCGATCTGCTCGACGGTGGACCGGGTGCTGCAACCCGTCGACAGCCTGGTGCAGACTTCGGCGCGGCTCGACGCCGGCGCGACGAAACTGACCAGTGGCTCGAGCACGGCCGCCGCGGCGATGGCCGGCCTGCCGCAGAGCGTGACGACAATGAAAGACGCCCTGGGACAGGCTCGTTCGGCTACCCATGACCTACTGACGCTGACCGATACGCTCGGACCACAGATGCGTCAGCTGACCGACTACATGAACGAGATCGCCACGCAGTTCCAGGGCAGCGCCGTGGCGGATTTTTATATGCCGCAGCGGGCGCTGACCGACCCGCGTTACGCAGCCGTGTTGAGCCGCCTGATCTCCGAGAACGGCCGCGCCGCTTATCTTCTCGTCTATGGCGACGGGTCGGAGTGGGGCGCCGACGGCGCCCAGCGGGCAGACCAGGTCCGTACCGCCATCAAGGAGGCCACCAAGGAGGGCGCCCTGACGCCGGTGGAGGTCGACCTCGCCGGTGTCGGGCCGGTGACCGCCGATCTGCAGCGCTTCGTCGCCGGTGACACCACCCTGCTGGTCGGTGCCGCGCTGGTGCTCATCTTCTTGATCGTCACCGCGATGCTGCGCAGCCCGGTCGCCGGGCTCGTCGTCGTCGGCACCGTCGTGTTGTCCTACGCGTCGGCCATTGGTGCGAGCGTGCTGATCTGGCAGCACCTGCTTCATCAGGATCTGCATTGGGCCGTGGCGCCGATCGCGTTCATCGCGCTGATCGCCGTCGGAGCCGACTACAACCTGTTGCTGGCGCTGCGCATCAAACAGGAGGCGGCGGCGGGCCTTCGGACCGGCATCATTCGCGCCTTCGGCGGCACCGGCGGAGTGGTCACGGTCGCCGGCATCGTCTTCGGCCTGACCATGCTGGCCTTGCTGAGTAGCAGCGTGCTCAGCATCGCCCAGATCGGCACGACGATCGCGGTCGGGTTGTTGCTCGATACCCTCGTGGTGCGCGCGTTCGTCGTGCCGTCCATCGTGGCGCTGCTGGGCCGGTGGTTCTGGTGGCCGAGTCCGCTTCCCCGCCGCGCCGCGGCCGCGGAGGTGAAAACGCCTGAGCCGCAGCTGGTTACTGCGGGGGTGTGAACGACGACGGCAGCCCGACCAGCACGCCTTCGACGTCGCCGTCGGCGCTCACCAGCAGCCCCCGCCCCGGCGGCAGCGCCTGGGCGCGGACGTTGCGGTTGATCCGGTTCTGCGGGTCGTTGTCCATATAGAGCTGAGCGACTTTCGCCGAGTTCTGGAACCTGATCCACGGATCCATTTGCAGCGTCGCCCAGTTCGCGCTGTTGCGGGTGGTGAACACGTGCAGGCCGATCTGGCGGGCACGCTCCATCAGCTTCCACAACGCTGCTCCCACCGGCGGCTTGGGCGGGTAACTCTGATCGGGGCGCAGATCCCCAATGTCGTCGATGAGCACGAAATGCCGTGCGCCTTCCCACGGCTTGAGCGCGCGTAGCTCCTCCTGGCTCAGACCCTTGGGAGGCAGCCGGGGCAGTAGCACCTGCTGCGCCAGGGCGGTGATCACCTCGTCGATCTCGTCCTGGTCGTAGGCGTACGCGCGCACATAACCCGGCCCGTGCAGATCGCGCAGGCCGTGCGGGGCGGTCTTGGGGTCGATCAGGGTCAGCTGCGCTTCCTCGGGGCTGAAGCGGTTCATGATCGCCTCGCCAATTGAGACCAGCGACAAGGTCTTTCCGCAGCCCTGCCGCCCCAGGATCATCACCCCCGGGCTTTCGCGCAGCTTGATCGGGACCGGTCCCAGTTCGTGGCGTTCGCCGATGGCAAACGAGATCGACAGGTCGTCCCCGGTCGGGTGGGCGGCCTCGTATTCCAGGATCGCCTTGAGTTCCACCCGCGCCGGGAGCCGCTGCAGGGTTGCGTGCTTGGTCACGCCGGCGACGTCCGCGATGCGGGCGCCGACGTCGACGATGTTGACCATCGCGCCGGTGGCCGGGTCGGTCAGGGCCGGCATACCGACTCTCAGCTCGTGCAAGCTGTCGGTCAGACCGAAGCCGGGGCGATTCAGGGTCCGCCGCGCCGCGTCCCGCGACTCGAGCGACGAGTGGCCCATCTGGCTTTCGCTCGGGTCTGCCAACCGCAATTGGATTCGCGCCGTGGCGTTTTGCAGCAGGCTTTGCCGTTGCCCGTGAATCCAGCCGCCGGCGCTGCACATCACGTGCACCCCGTATTCGGGACCGCGGCTGCTCAGCGAGATGATGCGGTCGCCCAGGACGGTGTCCTTCGAGTACAGGTCGTCATAGTCGTCGACCACCACGAAGACATCGCCGAACGGGTCGTTGGCGTCGGTGCCGCCCAGGCCGTCGCTGCCCGGCGCGAACCGGCGCTCGCGGAATCCGTCGAGGTCGATCTTGAGCCGCCGGAACGAATCTTCGCGCGCGTCGATCAGGGCGTCCATGCTGCTCAGAATGCGCTCGATGCCCTCGGCGTCCTTCGGCGAGACGATGTCGGTGACGTGCGGCAGTGACGCGGCCTGGGCGAGGGTCGCCCCGCCGATGCAGAAGAACGTGACGCGGGCGGGGCTGTACATCGTTGCCGCCGAACACATCAGCGTCATCAAGGTCGTCGTCTTGCCGCGCTGCTTGGCCCCGACGACGATCACGTTGCTGCGCAGCGCGTCGACCGCGTGCACCACCTGCTTGGACTCTTCGGGAATGTCCATCACACCCACCGGGAACATCAGGCCCGCGTTGCGGCCGTAGTCGACGTGCCAGGGCTTGCCCCGGTATCCCGCGACCAGAACGTCAATCGGCTCCGGATTCTCCAGCGGCTCCAGCCACGGCCGGCGCGGCGAGCGGTGCGGCACGTTGTGCAACGACTCCCGCAGCACGTCGACGATCTTCTTCCGCTTGAAACCGTCCTCGTAGTACAGGAATTCGTCGGGCTCGGCGTCCACCGCGGCGGCGGCTTCCAACGCGGTGGCGTCGGCGGCATCCAGCGGCTGGAACTGCCAGTTGTACAGCCGGGGCTTGGTCAGGGTCATGTCGACCGTCTCGGCGACTTCCTTGGTCTTGGGCACCACGAACGGAGCGGAGAGGTAGAAGCAGCGGAACGGCTCCAGGTCGCGCGGCCCCACCTTCAGCAGGCCGAACCCGTTCTCCTTCGACGGCAGGTGGTAGGCGGCGTCCGAGCCGATGACCTCGCGGCTGTCGTCGCCCGACTCGGCGCGCAGTGCGATGCGGAAGGCGATGTTGGACTTGACCTTTTGCAGCGAGGACAGATCCAGGCGCTGGCCACCGAGCATGAAGAACACGTTGGCGCCGCGGCCCTCCTGGCCGATGTGGATGATGAGGTTGATCCACTTCTCGTGGTTGGCGAACAGTTCCAGGTACTCGTCGACGATGACGAGCAAGACGGGCACCGGGGGCAGGTCGCGCCCGGCGAGGCGGATCTCCTCGTAGTCGTTGGCGTCGCGCGCGCCCACCGAGGTGAACAGCTCGTAGCGTTGCTTGATCTCACCGTCGATGACCCGGCGCATCCGCTCGGCCAGGTGGCGTTCGTCCTTGCCGAGGTTGGACAGCGCGGCCACGACGTGCGGGATGCCGAGGATGTCCTGGGCCGCCGACTCGAACTTCATGTCGACGAAGATGACGTTGAACGTCTCCGGGGAGTGGGTCAGCGCGATGCCGTAGACCAGCGACAAGAAGAACTCCGACTTACCCGAGCCGCTGGTGCCGATGACCACGGAATGAAAGCCGAAGCCGCCGAAGTCCTTTGCGCGGATGGTGACGTTCTGCAGCTCGCCGTTGGGTTTGGCCCCGACGGGGACCTCGCACCAGCGCTCGTCGCCGCGGCCGCGCCGCTCGGCCCACAGCCGGTCGACGTCCAGGTCGCGTGGGTCGCTGATGCCCAGGGCGCGCAGCAATTCGGTTGCGCCGCTGACGGAATCAGCGATCTCGCTGCGGCTGGTCGGTGACCAGCGCGCCATCGCCCGCGCGTAGCGGTAGGCGCGGTGCACGGAGAGCTGGTCGGCGTGCGCGAAGAACTTGTTGCGCACCCGCAGCAGGGGCGCCGGGCGGCCGTCTTCTCCGTCGGAGTCCGAGCCGTTGCGGTGCAGGGCGATTTCGCCATTGACCGAACCGTTGGGTGACCTGTGCCGCTCGCTGAGCTCGAACACCTGGTCGGCGGCGAAGCCCACGCCGGTGCCGACGCGTGAGGCGATGCGCAGGAGGGTGATTCCCGCCTTGCCGACCTGGCCGACGACGCTCTCCCAGGCATCAGGGCTACCGGTGTTGTCGTCGACGATCACCAAATGCGGGCCTAAATCGACGGTGTCCGTGGCGGTTTCCAGGGCCGACCCCATCGCGGTGGGGCTGGCCGCGGCCAACGGCGTCCAGGCGCCACGCTTGCCCTTCATGTGCAGCTCGGCGCCCAGGGTCTCTTCGAGTTCCTCCGGCGTGGCGAAGACCAGGCGCCGAAACCCGCACGCGTCGAACAGTTCGTCGTGCAGGTTGTGCGGCAGCCAGACGATCCACGACCACACCTCGGGGTTGCGCGTCACCACCATCAGCTTGACGTCGCGCGGGTTGTGAAAGACGGCCAGCGAGCACAACACCGAGCGCATCAGCGATCGCAGCCGGTCCAGGTCCTCGCCCACGAAGCTGAAGCCGGGGGACGACCGCAGGTTCACGACCTTGGCGATGTCGCGAATCTTGCGCTGCTCCAAGATGAAATCGCGCAGCGCCTGCCCGGTGACGGGTTCGAGCTCCTCGTCGGAGGCGATGTCGGGCCAGGTCACCGAGAGCACCGAGTCCGGTGCGTGCTGCACGCCCGTGCCGAGCCGCGCCTCCAGGAAGTCCGCGTCGGCGCGGCCGCGTTCCCACATGCGCGGGCCGCCGATGATCGCGCCCAGGCCACGCGGGTCGGAATGCACCGAGTTCTGCCATTCGCGTTGGGCGCACACCGCGGTCTGGATTTCGTCACGGTTGCCGTCAAGATCGCGCAGGTAGCGGCGACGGCCCTTCTCCATTTCGCCCCAGGTGATCTTGCGAGCGCGGCCGAAGCGGCCAGAGAACGCCAGCATGCTGAACGCGCCGATGCCCATCAGCGGGAAAAAGCCGGTGGTCAGGCTGCGGACACCGGAAACATAAAGCATGACGATGGTGCCGATGAGCGCGACGATCAGCGCCGGCACACCGATCATCACCCAGATGTTGCGTGGCTCGCGTTCCGGCAGCGCGATCGGCGCGCTGGGTGCTACCCGAACCGGTTTCGGCGGCTCGATCTTGACGCGGTTGATGGGGAACGCTTTCTTGGACATGTTTTAGCCTCCCGGCTTCGCCGATGTCGTCACCACAGCCACCTTGCCCAGCGCTGGTACGGTGTCACGCGCCAAAAGCGCTGCCTCCCTGGACAGCGCGGGACCCGAAGCGAACGTGCGCAGCAGCGGCCAGGGCGCCTGTAACGCTGAGCCCGGGTCAAGCCCGAGCGCCCGCAGCGTCGTCTCGTCGTTGGCGATCCCGAACCGAACCCCGTTGTCGGACACCCAGAACAGCGATTCGCGGGAGTCGGAAGTGACCACGCCGCTGGTCGATGTCACGAAATTCGCCGCACCCGGCAACACCAGCACCTGGTTGGCGACCACTGATGCCGGGTCGTTGTCGTCACGCACCAGATGAACGATTCGGTTGTCCAGGTAGGACGGTGTCGGCAGACCGCGCCCGTTGTAGACCACGACGCGGGCCCGCGGATCCGTCGACGCCTTCTCCCAGCCGACGCAGGTCGTCGGATCGGCCGCGGTGTCAATGAAATTCAGGCGCTTGGTCGGGTAGTAGTCGACGGCCAACGAGCTCACCTCCGGGATGTTGACCAGCACGTCGGGGGTCACCACGCGCGGCGCGGTCGACCCGTACGAGTTGGCGCTGCGCAACAGGTCCGCCACGAAGCTGGTGACCTTTTGCACCCCCTCGGGCAACAGGACGTAGAACTGCTTGCCGCCGCTGGCGGTTTGGGCCTGCAGCACCGCGCCCACCTGTGATCCCGAAACCCACGTCGATGGCGTGCCCGCCAGGGGTACCTGGGGGACGCCGAGCGGTTCGGTCGCCGGCAGCGCGTCGTAGAGGGCTCGCGAAATCTCCACCGGCAGCGTCACTCCCGGGTCGAGCCCCAGGCTGAGCGTGACCGCCCGGTTGACCGGATCGATCTGGGAGCGCTTGCCGCCCCAGATGACATAGGTGTTGCCCTCGAACGTGACCAGCAGCCCGGCGTCGTCGCGCAGCGGTGTGGCGCGGTCGTAGGCGTCGAGCTGGCCGGCGATCGAGGTCACCACCGGCCGTTCCGGGCTGCGCGGGCGTCCCGCGGTGTCGCACACCGCCCAGGCCGAGGTCGCGCCCCGATGGACCGGCATTGCCGCCGGCGCCCCGGGGATGCCGACCAGCGGCCCGGTCGGATACTTCGCTATCTCGGCGGGTTTCACCCAGGTCGGCTGATTCGCCGTCCCCGTCGCCAGCCGCGCGGACGTCAAGTTCAGCGCCGGGTAGAGCCGGCCGTCGATCTTGGCGTAGAGCGCCCCGGAGTCGCGGTCGCCGATGATTGCCGAATCCCCCACGATGCCAGTGGGTTTCAGCACATTCAGCAGCAGCATCCAGCCCGAGGCGATAGCCACGAGGAGCACTGACAGCACCAACGCCGCCGTCTGCTTGCGGTCGTCGTGTTTCATGCGCACCGTGAAGCGGGTGGTGGCGGCCCGCAGCCGCCGGTTGTAGAACAGGTGCCCAGAGTTCTGGTCGCGATTAGACAAACTCAGCGGCATGCTCAGTACCCCTTGGGTGCTCGGTGAGGATCGGCCTGCTGAATCCGATCGGCTAGATTCGACGCGTCGACCGCGACCCCGTAGCGGCCCATCGCGTAGTTGATGAACGCGCATGCCTGCGCGACGAGGTTGTGGATGTCGCGCGAGGTCCCCGGCTGGTGGTAGGCCGCGAACGTGGGCGCGATGAATTGCCACGCGCCCTGGCTGGGGGTCCCCCGCGCCGCGTTGGAATCCCAATCGTTGATCGCGTTGGCGTTGTAGTTGGACTCGCGGCGGGCCACCAGATCCATGCCCCGTTCCCAGCGGGCGCGCGCCGCCGGGTCATGAATGCCCTTGATGTCCAGGGCCTTACGGATGGCCGCCAAGACCGCGGGACGGCCTGCGGCCTGGTTTCTGTGCATCGATCGCCTTCGCGGGTAGTGCAATCGGCGCAGGCGCAGGGCGAGCAGCCTTGCGCGCCTGCGCGATCGGGCGATGTGTTGATGCTGGGTCCGCAACCTCGTCGCCGTGCGCGCCATGGCCTCACGCCGACCGATCGGCGTATCGGCGGCCGGGGTCACGTCCGATTCGGCGGCTTCGAGTACCGCCCGCGTCGCTGCGCGGCCGTGCGCATGATCGGCCCGCGCGACCGCGACGATCGCCCCCAGCGCCCGGTCGGTGTGGCTTGAGTGGCTCAGCAGCTTGATCGCGGCGCCCGAGCGAGTAGCCGCCGCGCGCGGCAGCGCAGGTGCGTGTCGCGCTATCGCATCCGTCTGCTCCGAAACGCCACCGATGCGCGGACTTAGGGAGGTGCCCGCGAAGAGATTGTGGGCGCGGGCCAATGCCGCGACCGCTTGCATTCTCAGGGGATCGGCCATCAACTACCCCGCCCCAATCCACCTGTGCGCCGCCACGGCGCCGCATCCTTGCCGGACACTCGAGCTAGTACTCCCACACCCTCCTGGCCGCGGAATCCGCGGTCGCTGCAGACGTACCTAATAGCATGCACGTATCGACAGTTCCGCTGTCAATAACGGGCAACCCAATGTGAGTTGGGGCCGGCCGGCCGCGATTACGTAGCGAACCCTACTGCCGGGCGCAGTGCCCGACCACTCACCTGTTGGCTAGTCCTTGGGTTCGTCCTCGGACGGCATGATCACGATCCGGCGGTTGGGCCTGTTGGTGACCACCGTCGGCTTGGCCTCGCTGGATTTGCTGCCCGGGGCGCTCGGCGGGACCGTCAGGCGGCCCTTTACCGGCTGGCCGTTGGGCACGCCAGGGGCGGTCACCCGCTTCTCGACCGGCTTGTCTTTGTTGCCGCCTTCGCCACCGGCGCCCATTGCACCCGGCGGCATCATCGGCATCCCGGTCATTCCCGTCTGTCCGGGCATGGCGGGCATGCCGCCGGTTGCCGGCATGATCGGGGCCTTGGCGCCGGCCGGGGTCGTCGGCGGCGATGATGTCGGCACCGGCGGCGGGCCAAGTGAACTGGCCGGAACGGTGCCGCCACCGCCGAGGCCGGCACCGCCCCCGGCGCCGCCTCCCAGCCCGGCGCCGCCGGCTCCGACACTGTCGACCAGGTGAGCACTGTCGGCGAGAGATGCGGCGCCGTGCGCACCCTGAACCGCGCTCATCAGCGGCTGAAGGGCGCTTTGGCCGGCCTGCATCGCCTGCTGGGGAAGCTGAGTCATCGGCCCCATGACGCCACCCATCGCGCCACCCATCGCGCCCGTCACGCTGGACAGCATTTGCTGGATCATCTGCATCTCTTGCTGCCCGTTTGCCTCATTGGCCGGGAACTTCGCCGCGGCGTCGGCCGCGTGCGCGCGACGATCCGCGTCGGCCGTTTCGGCATCTGCCGCGTCTTGCGGGACGCCGGTGTTGCCGGCCGCTCCGACCATCCCCTGCCCGCCGTCCACAGGCGAGGCTCCGCCCGGCGGAACAGGAAATGGCCTGGGAATAGACGCTGGTGGTCCGCTACCTAGCCCCAAAGTGGTTGGCAAATCGGATCGGATGGGTCCGCCGGGAGTACCCACAATCTCACCTCCACCCCAGTCGGAAAGCCCGCAAACGTTCGAGGCTTATCCAGGCACTGCCGATTACTCGTACCGCCATTTTGGCATAAGCCGCCCAGAACGGTATTCACCCGAGGATTGAGGTCCCTCTACGAACCGCTTCGATGGCTGATCGCGTCAAACCAGGCCATGTGGTAATTCGTCAGGTATTCGTGGCCGTCGATCAGCGCCTCGATCGCCGCCAAAAGCATCCAATCGCCGACGGCCGCTGGATCGTGCTTGGGATATGCGGTCATCACCGAGTGCTGAATGTCGGCGACACATTCGCGCAACATCTCGACTTCGCGTTCCAGCACGCCCGTCTTTCGCACTGCGGGCGCGGCGACGGCCTGCGCAATCCGCGGTAGTCCGTCGCGGCGGCGCACCGCTTCAACCAACGTCGGGCCGAGCTCATCGACGTGCGGCGCGGCCGAGCGAGCCGGTCGATCGCCGCTTAGTGCGGGTTCGTCGAATCCAGGCTCTGCGACGTAGGTGTTGGCGTGGTGGGCGGCCGCAACCGTGATGGCGCCGAGCAGATCGACGACGTTCGCGTCATGGCGCCGCGGCGTCGGCTCGAGCAGGGTCACGTGGGCGGGCAACCGGACGTGGGGCGGCATCCACCCGCCGGCGAGATCGGTGACCAGCGTCGTGGTGCCGTCGTCGCGGAGGCCGGCCGCCCATGACAGTCGCGGCTCCTGACGAGCGACCGCATCGACGAGCCGCTGGAGCCGCTGCTGTTCGGCCGCCCGGCCGGACACCGCGCCTGCCGTCGCGCCCGTTGCCGCGGACGCTGCCGATGCGCTGGCCATCGCTGACGAACCCGCGCCGGCATGTCCCGCGGCCGCCCCAGCTGCCGTGCGCTCAACCGGCGAGACCAGCGGCCCGCCCGCCGACGGGGACGACGCCGGCGACGGCGCTACCGGCGCACCCGAGATCGGACCGGCCGGAGCGGATGGCACCGACGGTGGTGCCACGACAGGCGGGCGAAGGTCAGAACCGTAGGCGGGCAACGATCCTGATGGGATGGACGGTCCGCCGCCGACTGAGGCCCCGGGCGACGACCACGAACTACCGGTCATGACCGCCGGCGCTACGGACGTGGCTCCGCCGGTTGTCATCGGGGCGGGGGCTGCCGGCGGGGGCGCGTCGACGGGAGGCGTTGCCGCAATGAACGCTCCGGCGCTGGGCACAGTCGGTGCAACTGCCGGCACGCCCTGCGGGGTTTGGGGCGTCCCGCCGTCGAATGCGTTAAACGCTCCCGACGAAAATACTTGCCCCTGAGGGCCTGTCGCCTGGCCCGTCGCAAAGCCCGATGTGAAGGATTGAGCCAGGTTGGGCTGAGCGCCTTGGCCGAGGCCGGCCGGTGACATCGACATGCCGCCGCCTTGAATGCCTGACATTCCTGGCGATACGGTTCCTGCGCCACCCGACAACGGCGCGCCGGTCGGCACACCCGTCGAGGCTCCTGGTGACGGACCCAGGAACTGTGTGCCGTGGCCCTGAAGGCCACCCACTGGCGCCCCTGATGATGGGCCAGCTGTCGCACCGCCACCCGGCGCCTGTACACCATGCCCCTGCAGGCCGCTGACCGCTGACGATGGTCCCGTTGCACCACCGCCACCCGGCATCTGTACACCATGCCCCTGCAGGCCGCTGACCGCTGACGATGGTCCCGTTGCACCACCGCCACCCGGCATCTGTACACCATGCCCCTGCAGGCCGCTGACCGCTGACGATGGTCCCGTTGCTCCACCGCCACCGCCACCGCCACCTGGCACCTCAGCACCGTGGCCCCCGGCGCCACCGAGGGC
The sequence above is drawn from the Mycobacterium marseillense genome and encodes:
- a CDS encoding DUF5631 domain-containing protein, encoding MASASAASAATGATAGAVSGRAAEQQRLQRLVDAVARQEPRLSWAAGLRDDGTTTLVTDLAGGWMPPHVRLPAHVTLLEPTPRRHDANVVDLLGAITVAAAHHANTYVAEPGFDEPALSGDRPARSAAPHVDELGPTLVEAVRRRDGLPRIAQAVAAPAVRKTGVLEREVEMLRECVADIQHSVMTAYPKHDPAAVGDWMLLAAIEALIDGHEYLTNYHMAWFDAISHRSGS